Proteins encoded in a region of the Heterodontus francisci isolate sHetFra1 chromosome 19, sHetFra1.hap1, whole genome shotgun sequence genome:
- the manf gene encoding mesencephalic astrocyte-derived neurotrophic factor, which produces MGGMLLASGLVAVLLLLVVPSDALKEGECEVCLSFLGRFYNSLTEQGVKFTPDVIEEQLIQACKDVKGKENRFCYYIGATGDAATKIVKEVSRPMSNHVPVNKICEKLKKTDGQICDLKYDKQVDLSTVDLKKLRVKELKKILDEWGESCRGCAEKLDFIRKITDLMPKYAPLAAKSRSEL; this is translated from the exons ATGGGTGGAATGCTTCTGGCGAGTGGCCTGGTTGCGGTTTTGCTTTTATTGGTGGTGCCGTCTGATGCACTGAAGGAAGGAGAGTGTGAAG TGTGTTTGTCATTCCTGGGACGGTTTTACAACTCACTGACTGAGCAAGGTGTAAAGTTCACTCCTGATGTCATAGAGGAACAACTAATCCAGGCGTGCAAGGATGTCAAGGGAAAGGAGAATCGATTT TGCTATTACATCGGAGCAACGGGTGATGCAGCCACCAAAATAGTTAAAGAAGTCTCCAGACCCATGAGCAATCATGTGCCGGTCAATAAAATCTGTGAAAAACTGAAGAAGACAGACGGTCAGATCTGTGATCTGAAATATG ACAAACAGGTGGACCTGAGCACAGTTGATCTGAAGAAGCTACGAGTCAAGGAGCTGAAGAAGATCCTGGATGAGTGGGGCGAGTCGTGTAGAGGCTGCGCAGAGAAATTAGACTTCATCCGGAAAATCACTGACCTGATGCCCAAGTACGCTCCCCTTGCTGCCAAATCACGGAGCGAGCTCTAG